The following coding sequences are from one Chloracidobacterium sp. window:
- a CDS encoding VCBS repeat-containing protein, whose amino-acid sequence MRAIKILVCSAFIMGCAGISLYNSGAVSGQGGGSSLSAPTGIIASDNKYNNKVRVEWDAIRGATSYRIFRNTLDNAATATEVGTTPANTFLDMAAAPGQTLFYWVRAENASGVSVLSSSDSGSRANATQQGPVPPLEPPPVPPANPITASKVYLGKALFWDEQLSSTRTVSCGTCHTPAGGGDDLRARNTPATSTNPGLDQLFGNADDIVASRGVPTVNADGTYALSSLFGLKEQVTGRSSMSYLNAGYSPVMFWDGRATQQFRDPITNAVILQVGGALESQILGPPTNPTEMSHAGRDWNQVAARITSSKPLAVASNVPAPLTAWINGRSYPELFREVFGSPDVTPVGIALAIATYERTLYTDQTPLDIANAGITPLTQQEQNGRNLFVGNQCAVCHAGSLTSDNSFRYIGVRPTNDDTGRFQVTGNNADLGRFRTPSLRNVELRGTFFHNGRFSTLDEVVAFYNRGGDFNAPNKDGNVRPRGLSAQQQADIVAFLRRPHTDPRAASELPPFDRPTLYSETDRVPKLTGTGVAGSGAQVPQPVAVEPPLVGNPAFTVAVANALGGATATLVINSTDPGTVAIPASGSFIRQTINLQGNGPGGGFGSAIIAIPDDPALVGETFFGRWYIDDTGATGGFSVSRIFSFTIFGESTAVNSAAHVDFDGDNKTDISLFRPSNGQWWFTRSSDNQTVGMQFGNGTDEIVPADFTGDGKTDVAVWRSSVGQWFILRSEDNSFYAVPFGSSGDVPTPADFDADGKADVAVFRPSTATWFIQASSQGTIIRQFGASGDIPQVGDYDNDGKTDIAIYRPSVGQWWIDRSSAGLLATQFGVSSDIPAAMDYTGDGKTDIAFWRPSSGEWFVLRSEDLSFYAVPFGTSTDLPAPGDYDGDGKADAAVFRPSTGTWYVNRSTQGILITAFGVDGDLPAPGYQLP is encoded by the coding sequence ATGAGAGCTATTAAAATATTGGTGTGTAGCGCGTTCATTATGGGATGCGCAGGGATAAGCCTTTACAACTCGGGCGCCGTTTCGGGCCAGGGCGGCGGCAGTTCTCTTTCGGCTCCGACCGGCATCATCGCATCGGACAACAAATACAACAACAAGGTGCGCGTCGAGTGGGATGCGATCCGCGGGGCGACCTCATACCGCATCTTTAGAAATACGTTGGATAATGCCGCGACCGCCACTGAGGTCGGAACTACGCCCGCAAACACCTTTCTGGATATGGCCGCGGCCCCGGGACAGACGCTTTTCTATTGGGTAAGGGCTGAGAACGCTTCGGGTGTCAGTGTCTTGAGCTCCAGCGACTCGGGATCGAGGGCAAACGCAACACAGCAAGGGCCGGTACCGCCGCTGGAGCCACCGCCAGTTCCCCCGGCAAACCCGATCACGGCATCGAAAGTTTATCTCGGCAAAGCTCTCTTTTGGGATGAGCAATTATCCTCAACCCGGACGGTTTCGTGCGGCACTTGCCACACGCCGGCGGGCGGTGGCGATGACCTGCGAGCTCGCAATACACCCGCGACATCGACCAATCCGGGACTCGATCAACTCTTTGGCAACGCCGACGATATTGTCGCTTCGCGCGGAGTGCCGACGGTCAACGCCGATGGCACATACGCACTTTCCTCCCTGTTCGGCCTCAAAGAACAGGTTACGGGCCGCAGTTCGATGTCGTACCTGAACGCGGGATATTCCCCGGTGATGTTCTGGGATGGCCGCGCGACGCAGCAATTTCGCGATCCGATCACCAACGCTGTGATCCTACAGGTCGGCGGTGCTCTCGAAAGCCAAATCTTGGGTCCGCCGACCAATCCGACCGAGATGTCTCACGCCGGACGGGACTGGAATCAGGTTGCTGCACGGATCACCTCGTCCAAACCGCTTGCGGTTGCGAGTAACGTGCCCGCCCCGTTGACAGCGTGGATCAATGGCCGCAGCTACCCTGAGCTCTTCAGAGAAGTTTTTGGTTCACCGGATGTGACGCCCGTCGGGATCGCCTTGGCGATCGCCACCTATGAGCGAACGCTATACACAGATCAAACGCCTTTGGACATCGCAAACGCGGGCATCACGCCCTTGACCCAGCAGGAGCAGAACGGTCGAAACCTATTTGTCGGCAATCAATGTGCGGTATGCCACGCCGGATCGCTGACCAGCGACAACAGTTTCAGATACATCGGCGTTCGGCCCACGAATGACGACACCGGACGATTTCAGGTAACCGGAAATAATGCTGACCTCGGCCGTTTTCGAACGCCGAGCCTTCGAAATGTGGAACTTCGGGGAACGTTTTTTCACAATGGGCGGTTTAGTACGCTGGATGAAGTTGTGGCCTTCTACAACCGCGGCGGTGATTTCAATGCACCGAACAAGGATGGAAATGTTCGCCCACGTGGACTAAGTGCCCAGCAACAGGCGGATATTGTAGCTTTTTTGCGTCGCCCACACACCGATCCGCGAGCCGCGTCCGAGCTCCCGCCATTTGATCGCCCGACATTGTACTCGGAGACCGACCGTGTCCCAAAATTGACCGGAACCGGTGTCGCCGGCAGCGGTGCACAAGTTCCGCAACCGGTAGCGGTCGAACCTCCGCTCGTGGGTAATCCGGCATTTACCGTCGCCGTCGCGAACGCACTTGGCGGAGCAACGGCGACGCTCGTTATCAATTCGACCGATCCGGGAACCGTAGCGATCCCGGCAAGCGGATCGTTTATTCGCCAGACGATAAACCTGCAAGGCAATGGCCCGGGCGGCGGGTTTGGTTCGGCGATCATCGCGATCCCGGATGATCCGGCACTTGTCGGCGAGACGTTTTTCGGCAGATGGTACATAGACGACACCGGTGCGACGGGCGGATTTTCGGTCTCCCGTATTTTCTCATTCACTATATTTGGCGAATCCACGGCCGTGAATTCGGCGGCACACGTTGATTTTGACGGGGACAACAAGACCGATATTTCGTTATTTCGGCCGTCGAATGGGCAGTGGTGGTTTACGCGAAGCTCTGACAACCAAACTGTCGGAATGCAGTTCGGAAATGGCACGGACGAGATCGTCCCGGCCGATTTCACCGGCGATGGCAAGACAGATGTTGCCGTTTGGCGGTCAAGTGTCGGCCAATGGTTTATTTTAAGAAGTGAAGACAACAGTTTCTACGCGGTTCCCTTCGGTTCGTCGGGCGATGTGCCGACACCGGCGGACTTTGACGCGGACGGCAAGGCCGATGTCGCTGTATTTCGCCCATCGACCGCGACGTGGTTCATACAGGCTAGTTCGCAAGGGACGATTATCCGGCAATTTGGGGCGAGCGGGGACATTCCTCAGGTCGGTGATTACGACAATGACGGCAAGACCGATATCGCTATCTATCGTCCCTCAGTCGGACAGTGGTGGATCGACCGCTCATCTGCCGGGCTTTTGGCAACGCAATTCGGGGTTTCAAGCGACATACCCGCCGCGATGGACTATACCGGCGACGGCAAGACCGACATCGCTTTCTGGAGACCGTCGAGCGGTGAATGGTTTGTACTTAGAAGCGAGGACCTGAGCTTTTACGCGGTGCCGTTCGGAACATCGACCGATCTGCCCGCACCGGGCGACTATGACGGTGACGGCAAAGCGGACGCGGCGGTATTCCGTCCGTCGACCGGAACGTGGTACGTTAACCGCTCAACCCAGGGCATTCTGATCACTGCATTTGGAGTTGACGGCGATCTCCCGGCGCCGGGTTATCAACTTCCGTAG
- a CDS encoding sigma-70 family RNA polymerase sigma factor, which produces MFEEVIKISLQTEPKALSPDLNDDSPVTDGSIVYRVLEGDERAFGELFEKYKKPVARIIGRYFRERSEIEEFVQIAFTKTYFSLKDYRGGEDNSFPAWISRIAVNVCYDEYRRRQRKGESLFTEMSDDENEYLETVVDGRQPSVEATLTAHQLAEKVMSSLDARDRIAMTLVYSQDYSLNEAAEMIGISPSNLKSRLFRCRNQIKTRFGHLFG; this is translated from the coding sequence ATGTTTGAAGAGGTTATAAAAATCAGCTTGCAGACAGAGCCTAAAGCCCTATCGCCTGATCTTAACGACGATTCGCCGGTGACGGACGGATCCATTGTCTACCGCGTTCTCGAGGGCGATGAACGCGCTTTTGGTGAGCTATTTGAAAAGTATAAAAAGCCGGTCGCACGAATAATCGGGCGATATTTCCGCGAGCGTAGTGAGATCGAGGAATTCGTCCAGATCGCGTTCACGAAAACGTACTTTTCGCTCAAGGATTATCGCGGCGGCGAAGATAATTCGTTTCCGGCGTGGATATCGCGGATCGCTGTAAATGTATGTTATGACGAGTATCGCCGCCGGCAACGCAAAGGCGAGAGCCTCTTCACCGAGATGAGCGACGACGAGAATGAATATCTCGAAACGGTGGTCGATGGACGGCAACCTAGCGTGGAGGCAACGTTGACCGCACATCAACTTGCTGAAAAAGTAATGTCCTCGCTCGACGCTCGAGACAGGATCGCGATGACGTTGGTCTATTCGCAAGACTACAGCTTGAATGAGGCGGCCGAGATGATCGGAATTTCACCAAGCAACTTAAAATCACGTCTGTTTCGCTGCAGGAATCAGATAAAGACACGTTTTGGACATCTATTTGGGTAG